In Podospora pseudoanserina strain CBS 124.78 chromosome 5, whole genome shotgun sequence, a single window of DNA contains:
- a CDS encoding hypothetical protein (EggNog:ENOG503P5R7) — translation MSNARPNNLKRKRLREICRYLLTQHISKMLYSAAVNRSANATIEERTDISIKPSEVRLLTSRDNGYSWQYLTELKHLFFRNISKYSIGAYRELCAGLGKKFEAVPSVISSSEISSQPSHIFPPEPIGEVEVSFSSRITQLATEIDNLRQRLSEVYKQLITETSLRETLGTGLGKTVASLAAIAIMRLVELNNSEVKQDRETEIPKASRKICLESTLRRLL, via the coding sequence ATGTCTAACGCGAGGCCGAACAACCTAAAGCGGAAGAGGTTAAGGGAAATATGCAGGTACCTGCTTACGCAACATATAAGTAAGATGCTATACTCTGCAGCAGTAAATCGAAGTGCTAATGCAACTATAGAGGAGCGCACTGATATTTCTATTAAACCTTCGGAGGTTCGGCTGCTAACATCAAGAGATAACGGGTACTCATGGCAGTACCTTACTGAGCTAAAACATTTATTTTTTAGAAACATAAGTAAATACTCTATCGGGGCTTACAGGGAGCTATGTGCGGGACTCGGAAAAAAGTTTGAGGCTGTTCCATCAGTTATATCTAGCTCTGAAATTTCTTCTCAACCTAGCCACATCTTTCCCCCAGAACCCATTGGCGAGGTCGAAGTCAGTTTTAGCTCGCGGATCACTCAGCTAGCTACAGAGATCGACAATCTCAGACAGAGGCTCTCCGAAGTATATAAACAGTTAATAACTGAGACAAGCCTTCGGGAAACGCTCGGCACCGGGCTGGGAAAGACTGTTGCCAGCCTAGCCGCAATCGCCATTATGAGGCTAGTGGAGCTTAACAATTCCGAGGTTAAACAGGACCGGGAAACGGAAATACCTAAAGCATCTCGCAAGATCTGTTTGGAATCGACCCTGCGCCGACTGCTCTAA
- a CDS encoding hypothetical protein (EggNog:ENOG503PDE9; COG:S), producing MQEFYIECITWDTTFNLDSEITLYVRHGGAAFRICYDPRILAVSPTVLDQHHESYRILHNDDPDGEFLEVAERLRKPFEELMTQMASSMESIRHLHSYLYPPWFILEARVAKSSSHIQPHFKLALSRQEFIRPGDYVTNNFLQAHLSPLLNSKLNQYSSRQVQVLAQTPQLVPSRVLVDSTVYFFKPWVSGRVHGYHELQSYRKILADTEASPPLLADARICRLYGLIIDNDDNVLQHYPLDNGEEDHSGTRLVGLLLTCIENRGTLKDLAPWDDCTNEDRLRWSGQIHHAVECLHNAGVIWGDAKPENVLIDMEGDAWLIDFGGSYTPGWVDEDKRETVEGDWQGVQRIDDWLTRWSRQPVARIKRSGKGVGEGGV from the coding sequence ATGCAAGAATTCTATATTGAGTGTATTACCTGGGATACGACATTTAATTTAGACAGCGAAATCACTCTTTACGTCCGCCATGGCGGCGCCGCGTTCCGCATCTGCTACGATCCACGCATCCTCGCCGTCTCGCCTACTGTTTTGGACCAGCACCACGAGTCATACCGAATCCTACACAATGATGATCCAGATGGAGAATTTTTGGAAGTGGCGGAACGTCTAAGAAAGCCGTTTGAGGAACTTATGACTCAGATGGCCTCATCAATGGAGTCAATACGGCATCTGCACAGTTATCTCTACCCGCCGTGGTTCATTCTCGAGGCAAGGGTAGCTaaaagcagcagccacaTTCAACCACATTTCAAACTAGCCCTCTCGCGACAGGAGTTCATCCGTCCAGGTGATTATGTAACCAATAACTTCCTTCAAGCACACCTATCTCCGCTACTTAACTCGAAACTTAATCAATACTCGTCTCGTCAAGTGCAAGTTCTGGCTCAAACACCGCAGTTAGTTCCATCTAGGGTCCTTGTAGATAGTACTGTGTACTTCTTCAAACCTTGGGTCTCAGGTCGAGTGCATGGATACCACGAGTTACAGTCATACAGGAAGATCCTAGCGGATACCGAGGCAAGCCCGCCCCTTCTCGCCGACGCACGTATCTGCCGCCTTTACGGTCTAATTATCGACAATGACGATAATGTCCTCCAACACTATCCTCTCGATAacggcgaggaggaccaTTCTGGGACCCGTTTAGTCGGACTACTTCTTACGTGCATCGAGAATCGAGGCACTTTAAAGGATTTGGCGCCTTGGGACGACTGTACAAATGAGGATCGGCTTCGCTGGTCTGGGCAAATACACCATGCGGTCGAATGTTTGCATAACGCAGGTGTAATTTGGGGAGATGCTAAGCCCGAGAACGTTTTGATTGATATGGAGGGCGATGCCTGGCTCATTGATTTTGGCGGTAGTTATACCCCGGGCTGGGTTGACGAGGATAAGCGGGAGACTGTGGAAGGAGACTGGCAGGGTGTGCAAAGGATTGATGATTGGCTCACCAGATGGTCCCGCCAGCCGGTTGCTCGTATTAAGCGGAGTGGTaaaggggttggggaaggaggagtgTGA